A single region of the Pelobates fuscus isolate aPelFus1 chromosome 4, aPelFus1.pri, whole genome shotgun sequence genome encodes:
- the LOC134609473 gene encoding patched domain-containing protein 3-like, with translation MGRCHTDCLEKPLSKGFRHLGKLIAKHPWWFIIVPIVLSVGFGAGFCFLEQRQINSMEDQFTPVGGAAKAERDFVRIHFPVNDSGNFSVQRMYKQGTFASLIIVSLPDNILNRSIFEEVHALDIAVKGLMCPSNSSFYQLCAQVNGSLCLPANPLLAHMQNIEDVTFTYPMFQNTVFLGLYLGGVTIGPQNRVIAAKALRLLYYLKEDSDHEQDNNLQWLNHFITTIPQKIHELQLKSIKVFYSTSISLKNQLERTVTTFIPYFSITYLVTALFSIVSCMRLDNIRNKIWVTAFGVFSPGLAILTSFGLLLLCGVPFSITVVNAPFLILGVGVDNMFIIISCWQQTKVKDTLEKRMADTYQEAAVSITITTLTDVLAFYIGLMTHFPSVQSFCFYSGTALVFCYLYCICFFGAVLALNGKRESENRHWLTCAKLNGTQASLNSPTYNVCCVGECVGLGAIQETETEHPITRFFHKYYGPFLTNFWTKFIVLFLYLGFLISSIFGCIQIQEGIDIRYLANDGSSLLQFFNEEALYFSEYGPRVMVVVSNDAEYWEIKTRQLIETCMRELEKNYYVAEESTVSWLRTYERLSDMAQLNISGKENFIKHLDLLYAKFPEFKQDVEQRGNEIKASRFFIQTFHLLTSQDEKQMLIQLRKIADNCDVNVIVYHPIFIYLDQYVIIIQSAIQNIIVATAVMLVISLLFIPNPLCSLWVTFTITSIILGVIGFMGYWRVNLDSISMVTLVICIGFSVDFSAHIAYAYVSNKKTNANERVIDALHVLGYPIVQGALSTILGILALCAAESYIFKTFFKIMFLVITFGALHGLVFIPVFLTLFGAYEITCSEKVKPQNTNILTTSELISGCPEEYDNKMRMQELPGNVRPMTTVMNVTELCKFYCYQSCQNNVFTDLQTVSDLKVENECRNNQLQYRRRMLELYLEGKIDPDCP, from the exons ATGGGCAGGTGTCATACGGACTGCTTGGAGAAGCCACTCTCCAAGGGATTTCGGCATCTCGGAAAACTGATTGCCAAACATCCTTGGTGGTTCATAATTGTTCCAATTGTCCTATCAGTTGGGTTCGGAGCAGGTTTTTGTTTTCTAGAGCAAAGACAAATTAATAGCATGGAAGACCAATTCACTCCGGTGGGTGGTGCAGCAAAGGCAGAGAGGGACTTTGTTAGGATTCACTTCCCAGTCAATGATTCTGGAAACTTTTCTGTTCAACGGATGTATAAGCAGGGCACTTTCGCTTCGCTTATCATTGTAAGCTTGCCCGATAATATCTTGAATAGGAGCATATTTGAGGAAGTGCATGCCTTGGACATAGCAGTGAAGGGGTTGATGTGTCCCTCAAATAGCAGCTTCTATCAGCTATGTGCCCAAGTCAATGGTTCCTTGTGTCTTCCTGCCAACCCTTTGCTTGCTCACATGCAGAACATAGAGGACGTCACGTTCACCTATCCCATGTTCCAGAACACAGTCTTCCTGGGATTGTACCTTGGAGGAGTAACAATAGGGCCTCAAAACCGAGTTATAGCGGCTAAAGCCCTTAGGCTTTTGTATTATCTCAAGGAAGACAGTGATCATGAACAAGACAACAACCTGCAATGGCTCAATCACTTCATAACAACTATTCCTCAGAAAATCCATGAGTTGCAACTAAaatctataaag gtTTTCTATTCCACATCTATTTCTCTAAAAAATCAGCTGGAAAGAACTGTAACGACatttatcccctatttttccatCACCTACTTAGTGACAGCGTTATTTTCTATTGTGTCTTGCATGAG ATTGGACAATATAAGAAACAAGATCTGGGTTACTGCATTTGGCGTGTTTTCACCTGGGCTGGCTATATTGACCAGTTTTGGGCTGCTTTTACTTTGTGGGGTACCCTTTTCCATAACGGTTGTAAATGCACCATTTCTCATTCTCG gagTTGGGGTTGACAACATGTTCATTATAATCTCGTGTTGGCAGCAAACAAAGGTGAAGGATACACTTGAAAAGAGGATGGCTGATACTTATCAGGAGGCAGCAGTTTCCATAACCATAACCACTCTCACAGACGTTTTAGCTTTTTACATTGGCCTGATGACACATTTTCCTTCAGTGCAGTCATTTTGCTTTTACAGTGGCACGGCTCTCGTCTTTTGTTACCTATATTGCATTTGCTTTTTTGGTGCTGTCCTGGCGCTAAACGGTAAACGGGAGAGTGAAAATCGGCATTGGTTAACTTGCGCAAAATTAAATGGCACGCAAGCATCACTAAACAGCCCCACATACAACGTGTGTTGTGTTGGAGAATGTGTTGGACTTGGTGCAATACAAGAGACTGAAACGGAACATCCTATAACAAGATTCTTTCATAAATATTATGGACCTTTTCTGACAAACTTTTGGACAaaattcattgttttatttttatatttgggcTTTCTGATCAGCAGTATTTTTGGGTGTATTCAGATACAGGAGGGTATCGATATTCGCTATCTTGCCAATGACGGTTCTTCCTTATTGCAATTTTTTAACGAAGAAGCACTTTATTTTTCCGAATATGGCCCAAGGGTAATGGTTGTGGTTTCCAATGACGCAGAATACTGGGAGATAAAGACTCGCCAACTCATTGAGACTTGCATGCGGGAGCTGGAGAAGAATTATTATGTTGCAGAAGAATCTACTGTGTCCTGGCTTAGAACCTACGAAAGATTGTCAGACATGGCACAGCTAAACATCAGTGGTAAAGAAAACTTTATAAAACATCTCGATTTACTGTACGCAAAATTTCCAGAGTTTAAACAGGATGTGGAACAGCGAGGAAATGAAATAAAAGCTTCTCGTTTTTTCATTCAGACTTTTCATTTGTTAACCAGCCAGGATGAGAAACAGATGTTAATCCAGTTGCGTAAAATTGCTGATAACTGTGATGTAAATGTTATTGTATATCATCCAATATTTATTTACTTGGATCAATATGTTATAATAATTCAAAGTGCAATTCAAAATATTATCGTGGCTACGGCTGTCATGCTTGTCATATCCTTACTTTTCATCCCAAATCCACTTTGTTCCTTATGGGTAACGTTTACGATAACCTCCATTATACTCGGCGTCATAGGCTTCATGGGATATTGGAGAGTTAATTTAGATTCCATATCAATGGTAACTCTAGTTATTTGCATTGGATTCTCTGTTGACTTCTCAGCCCACATCGCTTATGCATACGTTTCTAATAAGAAGACCAATGCAAATGAACGAGTGATTGATGCTCTGCACGTTCTTGGTTACCCTATTGTACAAGGAGCATTGTCGACAATCTTGGGGATTTTGGCTCTCTGCGCTGCTGAGAGTTatattttcaaaacattttttaagatcATGTTCTTAGTCATTACTTTTGGGGCCCTTCATGGTCTTGTATTTATTCCAGTATTCTTGACTTTATTCGGGGCGTACGAAATTACATGTAGCGAAAAAGTAAAACCGCAAAACACAAATATTCTAACAACATCAGAGCTAATTTCAGGGTGTCCAGAGGAGTATGACAACAAGATGAGGATGCAAGAGCTACCAGGCAATGTGAGGCCAATGACCACTGTAATGAATGTTACCGAGCTCTGCAAGTTTTATTGCTATCAGAGCTGCCAGAACAATGTTTTCACTGATCTGCAGACAGTGAGTGATCTCAAGGTAGAAAATGAATGCAGAAACAATCAATTACAATACAGGAGGAGAATGTTGGAACTGTACTTGGAAGGTAAAATTGATCCTGATTGTCCTTGA